The Helianthus annuus cultivar XRQ/B chromosome 16, HanXRQr2.0-SUNRISE, whole genome shotgun sequence genome includes a window with the following:
- the LOC110918908 gene encoding F-box/kelch-repeat protein At1g15670-like, whose amino-acid sequence MDRFQDLPHDIALQCFIRVPFNQFHIIRSVCKAWKAEVHLPDLLRLRNSTGKAQSLVVLSQAKMNPAGNRKCLDVPVYRLVVFEPETGSWSEMPCLPEFENGLPLFCGMVAVGSDLVVMGGYDPRTRDCRSSVFIFDFLSSKWRRGADLPGGPRSFFGCAGDGDRTVFVAGGHDLEKNALKSVWVYDVAKDNWTQLPDMEKERDECEGLFHDGKFHVINGYPTNMHGQFHQSIEVFDTLARKWSESNSVLSETTNTPQLCIEGTDKKLYTCRANDVVMLEDDTWRSIARLPAEVANIAYLVSFFGHLLLIGTPKYGEPSNAYKMDLNKRVWTKVYVPVEYSGHIESGCCLII is encoded by the coding sequence ATGGATCGATTTCAAGATCTTCCTCATGATATTGCACTTCAATGCTTTATTCGAGTTCCTTTCAATCAGTTTCATATTATCCGATCCGTATGCAAGGCTTGGAAAGCTGAGGTTCACTTGCCTGACCTTCTCCGCCTCCGGAATTCCACCGGAAAAGCTCAATCTCTCGTGGTTCTCTCTCAGGCGAAGATGAACCCGGCCGGAAATAGGAAGTGTTTGGATGTTCCGGTGTACCGGTTGGTTGTTTTCGAGCCGGAGACGGGTAGCTGGTCGGAGATGCCGTGTTTACCGGAGTTTGAAAACGGGTTGCCGTTGTTTTGTGGAATGGTTGCTGTCGGGTCGGATCTTGTTGTTATGGGCGGGTACGACCCACGGACTAGGGACTGTCGTAGTTCggtttttatttttgattttctatCGTCCAAGTGGCGTCGTGGTGCTGACCTGCCTGGTGGGCCCAGGTCGTTTTTCGGTTGTGCTGGCGATGGTGATCGGACGGTGTTTGTTGCCGGTGGGCATGATCTAGAAAAAAATGCACTTAAATCCGTATGGGTGTATGACGTGGCGAAAGACAATTGGACCCAATTACCTGACATGGAAAAAGAGCGTGATGAGTGCGAAGGATTGTTCCACGATGGCAAGTTCCACGTCATCAATGGGTATCCAACAAACATGCATGGTCAGTTCCACCAAAGCATCGAGGTATTTGACACGTTGGCTAGAAAGTGGTCAGAAAGCAATAGCGTATTATCAGAGACCACGAACACTCCCCAACTTTGTATCGAAGGTACCGATAAAAAGCTATACACATGTCGTGCTAATGACGTGGTCATGCTAGAAGATGACACGTGGCGGTCTATTGCAAGACTACCTGCTGAGGTGGCAAACATTGCGTACCTAGTATCATTCTTTGGACATCTTTTGTTGATTGGTACACCAAAATACGGAGAGCCTAGTAATGCTTATAAGATGGACTTAAATAAGCGTGTATGGACAAAAGTCTACGTACCTGTCGAGTACTCTGGTCATATTGAGTCTGGTTGTTGTTTGATTATTTGA